One Anolis carolinensis isolate JA03-04 chromosome 5, rAnoCar3.1.pri, whole genome shotgun sequence DNA segment encodes these proteins:
- the slc16a8 gene encoding monocarboxylate transporter 3 isoform X2, whose product MGRGDAEDGQAVSIYFKELMHDFHVGYSDTAWISSIMLAMLYGTGPVSSIMVNQFGCRPVMLVGGLLASSGMILASFTTNIIELYLTAGVLTGLGMALNFQPSLIMLGSYFDKRRPLANGLAAAGSPVFLSALSPLGQVLLEKFGWRGGFLIMGGLLLNCCTCGAVMRPLEMSMKTTREKAQDKYEAKEMLPMGERADEAISTMDNTKKAKKAKKKKKPKKGKKLLDFSIFKNRGFVIYTIAMFIMVLGLFVPTILLVNYAKDTGVPDKEAAFLLSIIGFIDIFARPSCGVLAGLKWVRPHVIYLFSFAMLFNGLTDIISAKASTYTSLVLFCIFFGISYGMVGALQFEVLMAIIGSQKFSSAIGLVLLIEAIAVLIGPPSAGRLVDALKRYEVIFYLAGSEVVLSALFLAIASYCCLSRGEKKTSQPEENPSGGGGGSETEEAESDIQEGEDHPGDHGHLSHSINNAGGDVVNHIAENRHVDGAGQPDGEGEVLAPGGGNAAHTVERNSF is encoded by the exons GGCCTGTGAGCAGTATTATGGTGAATCAGTTTGGATGTCGGCCTGTGATGCTCGTTGGAGGCCTCTTGGCTTCGTCTGGAATGATTTTAGCCTCCTTCACCACAAACATTATTGAACTGTACCTGACAGCTGGCGTGCTGACAG GTTTAGGCATGGCTCTCAACTTTCAGCCTTCCCTGATCATGCTGGGGTCCTACTTTGATAAGCGGAGACCTTTGGCGAATGGGCTTGCTGCAGCTGGGAGCCCAGTCTTCCTGTCAGCCCTCTCTCCACTGGGGCAGGTTTTGCTGGAGAAGTTTGGCTGGCGAGGCGGATTCCTCATCATGGGAGGCCTCCTGctcaactgctgcacctgtgggGCAGTGATGAGACCCCTGGAGATGAGCATGAAGACGACAAGAGAGAAGGCCCAGGACAAATATGAGGCCAAAGAGATGCTGCCAATGGGAGAAAGGGCAGACGAGGCCATCAGCACCATGGACAACACTAAGAAGGCCAAGAaagccaagaagaagaagaagcccaaGAAAGGCAAAAAGTTGTTAGATTTTTCAATCTTCAAAAACCGAGGGTTTGTCATCTATACCATCGCCATGTTCATCATGGTCTTGGGTCTCTTTGTGCCCACCATATTGCTAGTCAACTATGCCAAAGACACAGGAGTGCCTGACAAAGAGGCTGCTTTTCTGTTGTCTATCATTGGTTTCATCGATATCTTTGCCCGCCCATCTTGCGGGGTTCTTGCTGGACTGAAGTGGGTACGGCCTCATGTCATCTACCTGTTCAGCTTTGCCATGCTCTTCAATGGCCTGACCGATATCATCAGTGCCAAGGCCAGCACTTACACGTCTCTTGTCCTCTTTTGCATCTTCTTTGGCATCTCCTATGGCATGGTGGGAGCCTTGCAGTTTGAGGTGCTCATGGCCATCATTGGCTCACAGAAGTTCTCCAGTGCCATTGGGCTTGTCTTGCTAATTGAAGCCATTGCTGTGCTTATTGGGCCACCTTCTGCAG GGCGATTGGTGGATGCACTTAAGAGGTATGAGGTTATCTTCTACCTGGCTGGCTCAGAGGTGGTGTTGTCAGCTCTCTTCCTGGCCATTGCTTCCTATTGCTGCCTGAGCAGGGGGGAAAAGAAGACCTCTCAACCGGAGGAGAATCCTTCTGGAGGCGGTGGTGGGAGTGAAACAGAGGAAGCCGAATCAGATATACAGGAAGGCGAGGACCATCCTGGTGACCATGGCCACCTGTCTCACAGCATCAACAATGCTGGGGGCGATGTTGTGAATCACATTGCAGAGAACAGGCATGTCGATGGAGCTGGGCAGCCAGATGGGGAGGGTGAAGTTTTGGCACCAGGAGGAGGCAATGCGGCTCACACAGTTGAAAGAAACAGTTTTTAA
- the pick1 gene encoding PRKCA-binding protein, translating to MFSDLEDIEEDKLGIPTVPGTVTLKKDAQNLIGISIGGGAQYCPCLYIVQVFDNTPAALDGTLAAGDEVTGVNGKSVKGKTKVEVAKMIQMVKTEVTIHYNKLQADPKQGKTLDIVLKKVKHRLVENMSSGTADALGLSRAILCNDGLVKRLEELERTAELYKGMTEHTKQLLRAFFELSQTHRAFGDVFSVIGVREPQPAASEAFVKFADAHRSIEKFGIHLLKTIKPMLTDLNTYLKKAIPDTRVTIKKYLDVKFEYLSYCLKVKEMDDEEYSCIALGEPLYRLSTGNYEYRLILRCRQEARTRFAKMRKDVLEKVELLDQKHVQDITFQLQRFVSTLSKYYDDSYAVLRDADVFPIEVDLARTTLSYGQKDVFTDGAEEEDDDDEEISGAVECHKKEEEDVEKLIDDA from the exons ATGTTTTCAGACTTAGAGGACATAGAGGAGGATAAGCT GGGCATCCCTACTGTTCCCGGGACAGTGACTTTGAAGAAGGATGCTCAAAATCTAATAGGGATCAGCATTGGAGGAGGAGCTCAGTATTGCCCCTGTCTCTATATTGTTCAG GTGTTTGATAACACTCCTGCAGCTCTAGATGGAACATTGGCAGCGGGAGATGAAGTCACAGGTGTAAATGGAAAGTCAGTGAAAGGAAAAACCAAAGTCGAAGTGGCTAAAATGATACAGATGGTGAAG ACGGAAGTGACGATTCACTACAACAAACTTCAGGCTGATCCAAAGCAGGGAAAGACCCTGGATATTG TGCTAAAGAAAGTGAAGCACCGTCTGGTGGAGAACATGAGCTCAGGGACAGCGGATGCTCTGGGGCTGAGTCGAGCCATTCTCTGTAATG ATGGCCTGGTAAAGAGACTGGAAGAGTTGGAGAGAACTGCTGAGCTGTACAAAG GGATGACAGAACACACAAAGCAGCTCCTCAGAGCTTTCTTTGAACTATCCCAGACTCATAGAG CATTTGGTGATGTTTTCTCAGTCATTGGTGTTCGGGAGCCTCAGCCAGCTGCTAGTGAAGCATTTGTAAAATTTGCAGATGCCCATCGCAGTATTGAGAAATTTGGGATACACCTTCTCAAAACCATCAAGCCG ATGTTGACAGACCTGAACACTTACTTGAAAAAAGCAATTCCAGATACAAGGGTAACTATCAAGAAGTATTTGGACGTCAAGTTTGAATATTTG TCTTACTGTCTCAAAGTGAAGGAAAtggatgatgaggaatacagctGCATT GCACTTGGAGAACCGCTCTATCGGCTCAGCACTGGGAATTACGAATACAGATTAATCTTACGTTGCCGCCAAGAAGCACGTACACGTTTTGCCAAGATGAGGAAGGATGTTCTAGAAAAGGTGGAGCTGCTAGACCAGAAACATG TGCAAGACATTACATTCCAGCTTCAACGCTTTGTTTCCACCCTTTCCAAATACTATGATGACTCCTATGCTGTGCTGAGGGATGCAGATGTCTTCcccattgaagtggatttggCACGAACCACCCTGAGTTACGGCCAGAAGGATGTCTTCACAGATGGGGCTGAGGAGGAGGATGACGATGATGAGGAGATCAGTGGAGCTGTTGAATGTcacaagaaagaggaggaggatgttgaGAAACTCATTGACGATGCCTGA